DNA from Desulfarculus baarsii DSM 2075:
CGACCTGCCGGCGTTCATGCGCGCGGTGGTGGCCGCCCTCAAGTAGCGCGACCACATAGACGGAGGCGGCCAGCTTTGCCCGACACCGATGATTGCCGACACATCGTTTTTTATGGCTCGCTGATGGCCGATTTTCCCACCCAAGACCACGTGGGCGTGCGGGCCATGGTCGCCTTGGTCCGGCCCTGCCTGGTCTGGGGCCGGCTTTACGATCTGGGCTCGTACCCCGGCTTGGCCCCCGGCCAGCGGCGGGTGGCGGCCGAGCTTTATCGTCTGGTCGATCCGGCGGCGCTTGCGCTGCTGGACCGCT
Protein-coding regions in this window:
- a CDS encoding gamma-glutamylcyclotransferase family protein, translating into MPDTDDCRHIVFYGSLMADFPTQDHVGVRAMVALVRPCLVWGRLYDLGSYPGLAPGQRRVAAELYRLVDPAALALLDRFEDYDPLNPGGSEYLRQCASLADGSEQAWVYYFNRPTEGLRLIEGDSWAAHLGRRRADQGFWRDFLGQRPDPVG